From the genome of Blautia hydrogenotrophica DSM 10507:
GAGAGCTCAAAGAAGTATTCCGCAAAGCATATTCCGATGGTCCCCGTGCAAAGGTAAACTGCTACGGTGCCAACGACGTACGCGAAGGTGTTGCAATCATGTGGAAAGAGGGCGTAGATGTCTCCATCACTGGAAATTCCACAAACCCGACTAGATTCCAGCATCCAGTTGCAGGAACCTATAAAAAAGAGTGTATAGAGGCTGGAAAGAAATACTTCTCCGTCGCTTCCGGCGGTGGTACAGGCCGTACTCTGCATCCAGACAACATGGCTGCTGGACCGGCTTCCTACGGTATGACAGATACCTTAGGCCGTATGCACTCTGACGCTCAGTTCGCAGGTTCCTCTTCCGTTCCTGCCCATGTAGAAATGATGGGATTAATCGGCGCAGGAAACAATCCGATGGTAGGTATGACCGTCGCTGTTGCTGTTGCTGTTGAAGAAGCTGCAAAAGAAGGTAAATTCTAAAAGACAGGACCTAAAAATCATGTATTCCTTGATTTTTAGGTCCTATTTCTATGATTCTTCATCATTTCCCGTAATACAATCTCTCAAAAACGCCAGTGCATAGACCACCGATTGTTCTCTAATTTTTGCTCGGTTGCCACTAAAATGAAACTCCCGTACTCTGACTCTTCCCTGGTAACAACAGCCCATAAAAACGGTTCCCACAGGTTTTTCTTTTGTCCCTCCGTCAGGGCCTGCAATTCCCGTGACAGACAGACAAACATCCGCTCCACTGGCCGCGCAGCCACCTTTTGCCATCTCCCTTGCACATTTTTCACTGACAGCACCAACAGTCTTCAAAGTCATTTTCTTTACCATGACTAATTTTCTCTTCGCTTTGTTGCTGTAGGTCACAAAACCTGTTCCAAACACCTCTGAGGCCCCGGGGACATTCACAATGCGCGCTGCTAAGGCACCGCCCGTACACGACTCTACCAAACTCAATTTCAATTTCTGGTCTTTCAGCAAGTCTACAACTGCTTCCTCTAAGGTCTTTCTCTCATCTGTGGCATAGATGTTTTTCCCAAAACGTATCTTCAGTTCTCTGACCAGGGGTTTTACGAGCTTCTTTCCCTCTTTTTCATCCTTCGCCCTAGCTGTAATCCTAAGATGTACTTCCCCTGTCTTCGCATATGGAGCAATGGTCGGATTGGTCTGATTCTCTATAAGATCTTGAATTTCTGCCGCAATCTGACTCTCTCCTATATTACAGATTTTCACCAGTTGAGAATAAAAAATATCTGGCTGTTTTTTTCTCAGATACGGATATACTTGTTCTTCAAACATCGGTTTTAATTCATTTGGTGGCCCCGGCAGCAAAATCGCTGTCTTTCCATTCTTTTCCAAAATCAAACCCGGGGCAGTTCCGTTGGCATTGTCCAAAACGATCGCTCCCTTCGGAACCATCGCCTGTTTCCAATTGTTATCTGTGATTTTTCTATTCGGATTGTTTTTTGCATAGTTTTCCATGTATTCTTCAATCCGCCTGTGCGTGTGGGCGTCTTCCACCAACTCCATTCCCAGCACTTGCGCAACCACTTCTTTTGTGAGATCATCCTGTGTAGGTCCTAACCCTCCTGTGAGAATGATCGTGTCAGAACGTTCCAACGCCATCTTCACCGTGTGTTTCATCCGTTCCTCATTATCTCCTACCACAGTCTGGTAATAAAGGTCCATTCCCAGCCTCGCACACATCTCAGACAGATATGCACTGTTGGTATTCACAATGTTTCCAAGCAAAATTTCGGTGCCTACAGATATCAGTTCAGTAATCATTGGTACTCCTTTCCTGGGCTTTGATGTGAAACCCCGTTAGCCTTGCATTGACAACACGTTTCGATTCTTATACAGATAATCCACCAGTGAAATGACTGTCAAAGCCACCGCCAGCCACACAAATATCTGTTCTAAAACAGAGAAAAAACCTCCCAGATTCATAATCATTAAAATAATCATAATCATTTGAGAGACCGTCTTAAATTTCCCCCAATAGCTGGCAGCAATCACGACTCCATTGTCAGCCGCCACCAGCCGAAAACCACTGATAATAAATTCACGCCCGATAATTACAATCACAATCCAAGCTGCCAGTCGGTCCAATTCCACCAAACAGATCAGCGCAGAACACACCAATAACTTGTCTGCCAATGGGTCCATGAACTTTCCAAAATCCGTGACAAGATTGTATTTTCTGGCCAAATGCCCATCCAAATAATCTGTCAGACTGGCAACCACGAAGATTGCCAGAGCAATCCATTTTCCAGCAGTTCCCGCAAAGCCAGCCAGCATAAATAGAACAAAAAAAGGAACCATAATCATGCGTGCAACCGTCAACTTATTCGGCGTATTCATCATATATCTCTCCTATCAAATCGTATTCTAGCGCTCCGGTGACTCGCACCTTTACAAAGTCACCGGACATCAACATTTCTGGGCTCTGTACAAAGATGTAGCCGTCCACATTTGGAGCATCCGCGTAAGTCCGTCCAACATACGCATTCTCATCTGCCACCTTTCCCTCGATCATTACCAGCAATACTTGCCCAATTCTACTATTTCCCCGTTCCAGAGAGATCTCCTGCTGCAATTCCATCAACTCTGCTTTGCGGTCCTCCTTTATCTCTTCTGAAATCTGAGCTTTCATGACCGCAGCCGGGGTATTCTCTTCCGGTGAATAAGTAAAAACCCCCAGGCGGTCAAACTCCATCGTATCCACAAACTCCATCAATTCTTCATGATCTTCCTGAGTCTCCCCGGGAAAACCAGTAATCAAAGTGGTCCGCAACACAATATCCGGTATTTTCTCCCTAAGCGTCCTGACAATCTCCACCAACTGCTTTTTCGAAGTACGCCTTCCCATTCTCTTTAAAATTCTGTCGCTGGCGTGTTGAATCGGCAAGTCCAGATAGTGACAGACTTTCGGCTCTCTAGCTATCACTTCCACCAATTCAGGATAGATTTCCTCCGGATAACAGTATAAGACACGAATCCAGTAGATGCCAGTAATTTTGCATAGCTCCTCTAAAAGTCTATGGAGCGATTTTTTCCCATACAGATCTGTCCCATAAAGAGTCGTCTCCTGGGCAACCAGAATCAACTCTCTCACTCCTTGCTGTGCCATCTTCTCTGCCTGTTTTAATAGTCTTTCCATGGGATAGCTGCGGAATTTTCCTCTCAGGCTCGGGATAATACAGTAGGTACAGTGCTTGTCACACCCTTCCGCGATCTTTAGATACCCATAATAGCCCCCTGTGGTTAAAATTCTGTCCGCAGAAACCATCGGCAGATAGTCGATGCTTTCAAAATCCTCATAGGGAATTCCCCTAAAAGCGCTGTCCAGAGCATCCACAATTTTCTCAAAAGAAGTAGTTCCCAAAACCACATCCACCTCTGGAATCTCCTGGCGAATTTCTTTCTGGTATCTCTGCGCCATACACCCAGTCACTAACAAAACTTTACAGCGTCCCTGCTTCCGATACTCTGCCATCTCCAAAATAGACTGAATACTCTCTTCTTTTGCATCGTGTATAAAACAACAGGTATTGATTGCAATCACATCCGCTTCTGTCTCATCGTCAGTGATCTCATATCCCCTGTCACGCAGCAAACCCAGCATCTCCTCTGAATCCACCAGGTTTTTATCGCATCCAAGAGAAATAAACAATACTTTCATTCTCCGCTCTCCTTTTTCCTGCAAAGCTTTCTATTAATATTACAATGGGGGCTGTTGCGAATGTTGTTCCAACAGCCCCCTCTTCCTCATTGTCATAGAAAAGACCTTGTCACGCTCATGCGCGAATGCTTTCTCTACGCTCAAAACTTATTCTTCGCCGCCTTTTTCTTCTTCCTCCGGCATAATTTTTACCTGTCCTTTATATAGCTCGTCAATAGCAATAGACAAAGGTTTCTTTCCATGCGTACCTCCCACTTTGGGTTCTGCTCCAGCGATCAATTGTCTGGCCCTCTTGCTGGTAGCCAGCACGATGGAGTACCGACTGCTGACTACTGGAGTCTCGTCGTCCTCTGCTCCTTGATTAACTACTTTGATAAGCTCTGAATATGATGGATGAATCATACTTCTTCTCCTTTCAAAAATTCTTTCAACTCTTCTTTTATTTTTCTCTGAAATGTTTCATTTCTTCTCATCTTACAGCGCTCAGCCTGGATTATCCCGTGCATAGCTTCCACACACTGTTCCAGGTCGTCATTCACCAGAAGATAATCATAATCCGGCATCACTACAGCCTCCTCGTTGGCTCGGCTCAACCGGGATTCTATCACTTCCATAGACTCTGTTCCTCGGCCCACCAAACGCGCTCTCAACTCCTCTGCGCTA
Proteins encoded in this window:
- a CDS encoding competence/damage-inducible protein A, with amino-acid sequence MITELISVGTEILLGNIVNTNSAYLSEMCARLGMDLYYQTVVGDNEERMKHTVKMALERSDTIILTGGLGPTQDDLTKEVVAQVLGMELVEDAHTHRRIEEYMENYAKNNPNRKITDNNWKQAMVPKGAIVLDNANGTAPGLILEKNGKTAILLPGPPNELKPMFEEQVYPYLRKKQPDIFYSQLVKICNIGESQIAAEIQDLIENQTNPTIAPYAKTGEVHLRITARAKDEKEGKKLVKPLVRELKIRFGKNIYATDERKTLEEAVVDLLKDQKLKLSLVESCTGGALAARIVNVPGASEVFGTGFVTYSNKAKRKLVMVKKMTLKTVGAVSEKCAREMAKGGCAASGADVCLSVTGIAGPDGGTKEKPVGTVFMGCCYQGRVRVREFHFSGNRAKIREQSVVYALAFLRDCITGNDEES
- the pgsA gene encoding CDP-diacylglycerol--glycerol-3-phosphate 3-phosphatidyltransferase, whose protein sequence is MNTPNKLTVARMIMVPFFVLFMLAGFAGTAGKWIALAIFVVASLTDYLDGHLARKYNLVTDFGKFMDPLADKLLVCSALICLVELDRLAAWIVIVIIGREFIISGFRLVAADNGVVIAASYWGKFKTVSQMIMIILMIMNLGGFFSVLEQIFVWLAVALTVISLVDYLYKNRNVLSMQG
- the rimO gene encoding 30S ribosomal protein S12 methylthiotransferase RimO; translated protein: MKVLFISLGCDKNLVDSEEMLGLLRDRGYEITDDETEADVIAINTCCFIHDAKEESIQSILEMAEYRKQGRCKVLLVTGCMAQRYQKEIRQEIPEVDVVLGTTSFEKIVDALDSAFRGIPYEDFESIDYLPMVSADRILTTGGYYGYLKIAEGCDKHCTYCIIPSLRGKFRSYPMERLLKQAEKMAQQGVRELILVAQETTLYGTDLYGKKSLHRLLEELCKITGIYWIRVLYCYPEEIYPELVEVIAREPKVCHYLDLPIQHASDRILKRMGRRTSKKQLVEIVRTLREKIPDIVLRTTLITGFPGETQEDHEELMEFVDTMEFDRLGVFTYSPEENTPAAVMKAQISEEIKEDRKAELMELQQEISLERGNSRIGQVLLVMIEGKVADENAYVGRTYADAPNVDGYIFVQSPEMLMSGDFVKVRVTGALEYDLIGEIYDEYAE
- the rpoZ gene encoding DNA-directed RNA polymerase subunit omega — protein: MIHPSYSELIKVVNQGAEDDETPVVSSRYSIVLATSKRARQLIAGAEPKVGGTHGKKPLSIAIDELYKGQVKIMPEEEEKGGEE